From a region of the Mercenaria mercenaria strain notata unplaced genomic scaffold, MADL_Memer_1 contig_870, whole genome shotgun sequence genome:
- the LOC128554920 gene encoding uncharacterized protein LOC128554920: protein MAVYKSGDESSSGMEAALFRIEERHPEDGSFPMAFNEIQAGFDENRPLTYNSGVVCEASSISPRTEVFKYGIATGITRGSFALQGAVVRKERMEGNKHSFGYSLKNQLVVLQIGSEPFAKPGDSGALVLIEDAHHDSVAIGIVEGGIKGRVFVTPICDILRAFGCSDLKMYNFKNLKNGSPSADSGVDVDDYEAMDVNNM from the exons ATGGCCGTTTACAAGTCCGGTGATGAATCGTCATCGGGGATGGAAGCAGCCCTTTTTCGCATAGAAGAAAGACATCCAGAAGACGGCAGTTTCCCGATGGCTTTCAATGAAATACAAGCAG GTTTTGATGAAAACAGACCGCTAACTTACAATTCGGGAGTTGTCTGTGAAGCATCGTCCATTAGCCCGAGAACGGAAGTGTTCAAATACGGTATTGCGACTGGTATCACTAGAGGGAGCTTTGCTTTACAAGGTGCAGTTGTTCGCAAAGAAAGAATGGAAGGAAATAAACATAGTTTCGGATATAGTCTAAAAAATCAGTTAGTAGTTCTGCAAATAGGATCGGAGCCTTTTGCAAAACCCGGAGACTCGGGGGCTTTGGTGCTGATAGAAGACGCCCATCATGATTCTGTTGCTATCGGCATTGTTGAAGGTGGTATTAAAGGCAGAGTGTTTGTGACGCCTATCTGTGATATTTTAAGAGCTTTCGGTTGTTCAGACTTAAAGatgtacaatttcaaaaacttgaaaaatggTTCCCCGTCAGCTGACTCTGGGGTAGATGTTGATGATTACGAAGCGATGGATGTCAATAACATGTAA